Sequence from the Maribacter algicola genome:
TATAGAGCCATCATCTAAAAATGATGGGTTCATTTCAATTTTAATGGTGAAACTTTATACGACTGGGATGGTAACCCCATTTACTGGAGTGTGGATAATGGCAGCCTTATTGGTAGAATTACACCAGAAACACTGTAAAACAAAAATATGTTCATTATTTGGCAGGGTGGCAAACCCAGTAACTTTGAGCTAAAATTGGATTACCGCATCAGTGAAGACAGTAATAGTGGAATAAATTATAGGAGTGAGTCCATAAATACAATTCCAAATACTTTTAAGGGATACCAAGTCGATATTGATGGAAAAAACGACTATACCGGTCAAATTTATGAAGAGAGAAAAAGGACCGCCTTAGCGTTTCAAGGTGGAAAAGTATATGTGAATCCGCTAATAAATTTGAAAAAAAAGTTCTTTGGCAGCTAATAATGAAAAAATTGCTGGCAAAATAGAGAAGTTACCAAATCGTTGGGCGGTAAAGAGTCATTGCTGACGCACATATGAAAGATGATTGGAATCTAGTTCTTTTAATAGTCAATGGTAATAGGATGAAACATTATGTGAATGGCGATATAATGAGCAATGTAACTGAGTAATGACACAATAAATAGCACCATGTCCTGTAAGATAGATGTTCAGGTGTATGTTGGGCCACCTATGAAGGTTGAGTTCCGGGACATCAAATTAAAGGAAATAGCAAATTGAGTAATTGTATTGTTATACATAACATGGGGCGATTAAAAAAATCGCACTCCAACTAACAAATTCAAACAAAGTCCACTTATCTCTGAGTAAAATGAACATAACCCGAATCACAACCAATTCTGTACTAGCCTGCAGAAAGTTTTGTCTTAGCCGCATGATAGGATACTGAAACAGGGCACAACAATTTAGATCACAAAGTTTATGTATACCCCGTAAATAAGAATATTACATATACTGACAGCCATGAGTGGTTAACAGGCAAGTGCCCAAATCTTGAAAACAAGCAACAATAGAAAAACTGTCAATAAAAATCAAATTACATGAAACGCAGAAAATTTTTAAAAAAGACCTCAAATTTTGCTTTAGCGACCGCCCTAACGCCTAACACTCATGCCATGGAATTATTAAGTCTGCAAAAAGATTTGAATATACCAATCATTGACACCCATCAGCACCTTTGGGATATTAATCGTTTCAAATTAAAATGGCCTGTTCCTCCTATCGACAATCAAAGTTTCTTGATTCCGGAATATAAAAAAGCTGTCGAAGTTCTGAACTTTGTAAAGTCCATCTACATGGAAGTTGATGTTCCATCCCATCAGAGAAGGGAAGAAGCCATTTTTGCTCAAGAAATATGTAAAGACCCGGATAATAACACACTAAAGGCCGTGATTTGCGCCAATCCCTCAGAAGCAAGTTTTAGGGTTTTTATGAAAGAATTTATTGGTAATAGGTATATTAAGGGCGTAAGATGCAGGTTCGCTTCGGTTGGCGACATGGTTTCATCAACAACTATAGCAAACTTACAATGGTTGGGAGACCAGGGTCTGTCCTTTGATTTGGGCATTTTGCCTGCCTGGTTGGGAGAAGCTGAAAATTTAGTCAAAGCCTGTCCAGAAACCACATTTATCCTAAACCATTGTGGAAATGCGGACCCTATCGCTTTCTTTCCAAACAACGTAAAACGACCCAGACCCCCAAGATGTGATGCCAAGGCATGGAAAAGGAATATATTAAACCTTGGTTCTTACAGCAATATCTATTGCAAGATATCAGGGATTATTTCTCATGTTCGTGAATTTGAACTTTCGGCTGAATTACTTAGAATTCCAGTAGAACACTGCCTTGATTCCTTTGATGATGACAAAGTTATTTTTGCCAGTGATTGGCCCGTTTGCCTTTATAATATGAGCCTAGAAAAATGGGTAAATACCCTGAAAACCATTGTAAAATCTAGAACTGTTATCCAACAAAGAAAACTTTTTCATGACAATGCAGCTTATCTTTATAAAGTCTGAGTTTTAGTTTTTTTTCCTCTCGCCATATCTACAATGACACCCAGTCAAAGTGGCTTTTCTGAAGCCAGTAAACCGACGGTTTAGGCAACCTCAATAAGGCTTTTATATTGTTACAGCCAATCCCTAAACCCTGCATTTGTAGAAATTTATCCAATAACGGTACAGTGCAGGATATGGTTTGTTGTGATTATTGTTTTATTGCAATAATAAAACGTAAGATGAACAAAACATATTTTTTAGCCAAGGCACTTCTATTAATTATCTCTGTAGTAAGTCTAGCCCATTGTTCCCGCATAAACAATAAAACGTCGGTTTCAATTCAAGGTGACCAATTTTACATCAATGGAGAAATAACATACAAAAACCGGTACTGGAAAGGTAATAAAATTGAGGGGCTTCTAATGAACTCTAGAATGGTTCAAGGGATATTTGATGACCTAAATCCTGAAACTGTCAAAAATTTTGGTTACCCCGATACCCAAAAATGGGATGCCGATCGCAATACCGATGAGTTTGTTTCCGCAATGGAGGATTGGAAAGAGCATGGCCTTTTAGCCTTTTCTTTAAATCTCCAAGGTGGCAGTCCTTTGGGGTATGGGAACCACGGATGGATCAATTCAACTTTTGATGAAAAAGGAAACCTTCGTCCTGCTTACATCAAAAGGTTAACACGAATTTTAGATCGGGCCAATGAGTTGGGCATGGTTGTGATTCTGGGATACTTTTATTTTGGCCAAGATCAATATTTGGAAGATGAAAAAGCAATATTGAATGCAACTGACAACATCACCCGCTGGATTCAAGAAAAGGACTACCAAAATATCCTCATTGAAATAAACAATGAATGCAATGGTTCCTACGACCATGAGATCCTTACCTGTTCAAGAGTTCACGAACTAATTCAAAGAGTAAAAAACATAGGAGGTGAAAATCTGTTGGTCAGCACAAGCTACGCAGGTAGTGTAATTCCCCAACAAAATGTTTTGCAAGTTTCAGATTATGTACTCATTCATGGAAATGGCGTTGATGAACCCTCGGGGATTACTGAAATGGTGAGAAAAACTAAAAACGTAACCGGGTATAGCGGCCAGCCTATCTTGTTCAATGAAGATGATCATTTCAATTTTGATGCAGATGATTACAACTTTAAATCAGCCATTGAATCCTATACATCATGGGGCTATTTTGACTATAGAATGAGTGGTGAAGGGTTTGAGGACGGTTTTCAGAGTATTCCCGTTGACTGGGGCATCAATTCAACCAGAAAAAAGGCCTTTTTCAAAAAACTCAAAGAAATTACCGGCTATTAGTCAGCAGTAAACCAATTTTAAGACAAAATGAAAACAAATAGTACTATGCAATGACCGTGAAATCAGAACTTACATTCCTGCTAGTGCTTCTAGGCATATTCGGTGGGTGCAACCCTCACAAAAAGACGAAAGAACAACACAACCCCAGCAAACCGAATGTGCTTTTTATTGCAGTGGACGACCTTAACGATTGGATAGGTGCACTTGGGGGGCATCCACAAGCCAAAACCCCTAATATAGACAAGCTTGCACGTCGTGGTGTGCTATTTACCAATGCCCAGTGTCAAGCTCCGGTCTGTAATCCATCAAGGGTCAGTATAATGACATCACTCTATCCCAGCACTACAGGAATTTATTTTCTAAATCCTGATATTTCGGAATCACCCATGGCCGACAAGACAGTAGTGATGCCGAGACGATTTCAACAGGAAGGGTATCATGTTTCCGGAGCGGGTAAGCTTTTCCATAATGCCGAAGGAATAAATGAGAGACACATTCCAAATTATGCAGGCCAATTTGGGGGATTTGGCCCAATGCCTAAAGAAAAAATAAGCACATTTCCCGGACATCCGCTCTGGGATTGGGGCGTTTATCCGGAAAGCGATGACCAAATGCCCGATTATAAAATTGCAGATTGGGCCGAGGAAGAACTGACTGGGAAACGCGAACAACCGTTCTGGATGGGCATTGGTTTTTACCGCCCACACGTGCCGCAATTTGTCCCACAAAAATGGTTTGATATGTACCCCTTGGAATCCCTTGAGCTTCCAAAAACCATATCTGGAGATTTGAAGGATATATCGTCTTATGGTTCAGATATTACGCGGTTAGAGCATGTATCCCCCACCCACGAATGGGTTTTAAAAAACGATGAATGGAAGCCCCTGGTTCAATCTTATCTGGCTTGCATAAGCTTTGTGGATGAACAGGTAGGGCGCGTTCTTACTGCATTGGATGAAAGGGCTTATGGAGAAAATACGTATGTGGTTCTGCTCAGCGACCATGGGTTCCATATCGGTGAAAAAGAACGTCACGCCAAACGTAGCCTTTGGGAAGACGGCACACGGGTTCCCTTGATCATCATGGGGCCAGGCATTCCCGAAGGGAAAGTATGCAAGAAACCCGTTCAGTTATTGGATATTTATCCCACATTACTGGAGTTGTGCAACCTTGAACCAGATTCAAGCCATGAAGGAAATTCACTGATTCCCTTACTACAAAATACTGAAATTGATTGGCCGTATTACTCAAGAACCAGTTTTGGTCCCGGTAATTACGCCATTGTATCGGAAAACTATCGCTTTATTCAATATAATGATGGTTCCGAAGAATTTTATGACCACACCAAAGATGCCGAAGAGTGGTATAATGAAATCAACAATCAAGTCTACAGCGAAATAATTGAAAAGCATAGGGCACAAATCCCAAAAGCCTATCATGAAATCCTGGGAAAGGAATCAACTGGCCACCTATCCTATATGGCATCCGAAAAGAACAAAAAGACTAGAAATTAGAACAACACCCATTAAAACTTGATTTATGAAAAAAGGAATGATCAAACTGAGCGCCCTATACCCAAAAAAAGAAGGTAGCTATTTTAATATGGAATACTATTGCAATACCCATACGCCCATGGTGGCCAGGTTATTGGGGGAAGCTATGAAACACTCTGCCGTGGAAAAAGGGGTAAGTGCTTTTGAAAGAGACTCAGAGAGTCCTTTTATGGCCATGGGACACCTATATTTTGACTCCGTGGATGAGATGCACAAGGCATTTGAACCTTATTTAGACGAAATTATGGGCGATATACAGAATTACACCAACGTACAACCTTATTTTCAAATAAGTGAAGTTATGATCTAAGAAAGTCACCTTCTTTGCGATTTTCCCGAAACAATTCAAACGGGCTTTTAACCCGGTTTTGAGCCCAACCTTCCTTGGGTTCTACCCTTTTGAAATCGCTTGCTGTGTAAAAGGTGTATTCATACTCCTTCATCCATTTCTGGGTCAGCAATTTTAAGCTGTCCTTGACCTGAACGTAATTTGTATCCCAGAAAGGATTGTTGCTTTGGTACGGATCATTCTTTCTATCAAAAAGCACGTTGGACAACGAAGACACATCAGGCTCATCCGTACCACCATATGCAAAAGAGAAATCTTTGGTGACCACGCCTCGCCAATCCTCATTTGTGTTAACCTCAATACTATATACCCACGTGGGTATGATCTTTTGAGTATGCTCGTCCCCATTTAGAATAGCGGTTGCAAGGTTTATACCGTCATAGTCCTGTTGGGTCTCAATATCCAATAAACCTAGAATGGTAAGCATAAAATCCAATGTACCTATCAGCAAACTGGTCGTAGCCCCTTTTTTAAGTTTATGGGGATATCTCATCATCAATGGTATGCGGGCAGAATAATCATGAGGGTATTGTTTTTGGGAAGGCGTGCTCTCCATAGATTCCAACATATTACCAGGGTCTGCGGAAAATATGGCCAGTGTATTCTCTGTCTCCCCAATTTTATCAAGCTTGTCCATAAGTTGGCCAAACGCCCAATCAACACCTGAAATCATTGCCATATGACCATGGTACATGCGCCTTCTATCTGGTGAGGATTTCAAATCTGGCCGTACTTGAATCGAATCCCTTTGATAGAGTTCCATAAGTTCTTCTAGAGTATCATACTGATAATGCAATTTCCCATCAGATCCTTTGAAGTTTCCCCAATCATGGGGTGGATGCCAAGATACGACAAGAGTAAAGGGCTTTTCCTTATCAAAGTTATCCAACAATTGCATTGCCTGATCCGTTTGTCCATAAACCTCCCATTTGTCAAAATACTCCTTGTTTCCCTTTTCGTTCCAGAAAAAGGCTTTTCCCGGCCTAAAATCCACATGACAATTGTTGGTAAGGACAGTATCAAAACCGTAACGCATATCATTGGGTATGGGCCTAACGCGATTTCCACCCAGCAAGTGCCATTTTCCAACATAGGCAGTCTGGTATCCATTGGCTTTCAAAACTTTGGCAAGTAGTTCAGTCTTATTGGACAGCAAAGGTTTGTCGTTGACAAAAGCACCATTCTACAAGGGGTGCATGCCACTGAGCAACATCCCTCTAAAGGGTGTACAAACGGGTTGGTTGGAAAACGCCATGTCAAAACGGATACCTTCCGTGGCAAAATTGTCCAGATTTGTCGTAATCACTTGATTGTTCCCATACGCCCCAAGCATATCATTGCTATGCTGATCGGAAAGTACAATCAAAAGATTGGGTTTGTTCTCTTGTTGGGATATTTTACTTGATTGGTTTTTACATGAGATTTGAGCAATAATAGTTGCCAAAACAGACAAAAATAATCCTTTTTTCATGTCTATGTTTCTATTGTAACAAACGAGATGAGTTATCCTTAAACCCTATTCTTTACGACAATGGTATACGTGCCAGAACCAAAATCTCCGATATATGAAAAACCATTTTCATTTTTAATGTGATCAACTGGCTTTCCATTGTTGGTAATGGAAACGGCTTTATCATAATTTGGCACATAAATGCTCCCATTACAATTATTTGGGATTGTAACGTTCCATATGAAGGCATCTTTTTGATGAGTCCACCTACTTTTTATGGTTCCAGACGCAGATTTATAAGAAATATCGGAATTTTCAATGTATTGGGTCAAATACGGTTTGAATACAATGCTTTTGAAACCTGGATCTTCAATTGTTGGATTGATACCTCCGATTCCTGAGAAAAACCAAGCATCAAAACCTCCTTGCATGGGGTGACTATGACTTTTTTTAGCCATTGTTTCAAAAATATCAGAGCCTGCTTCACCAATGGTCGTTGGAAGCACCTCCCAAAGGGTCGTTGCGTTGTAGTGATTCCACATGGCTTCAAAGCTATTGTTCCCCTTTTTCACCAGTAGGTCATACGCCTCCTTCTCAAAACCATTTTCAGAAAGTACCTTAAAAATTCTTGCAATCCCAAAAATACCCGTATTAATAAAGTCATTAAAATTTTCATGACTATCCAAAACAATGCTAGCGGCGACATCTTTTCGGTATGATTTTGGTACTATACCAATGTCCAGCGCTAAACAATTAGCCGTCTGGCTACCATAGGAAAGCGTGCCTTTGTCTAGAAAAGCATTATTAAAAGCTTCGGAAAGTTCATTTTTCATTTGGGTGTACTTTATTTCATCCGAAGAGAATCCCAGAGTTTTGGCCGTTTTACTTAAAATATCAACATCCAAAATGTGAAACGCCGTGGAGCTTATTGGAACTGGGCAATCAATATTGACATTGCCTCCTGGCGGACACCAGTCTCCAAGTCCGTGAACAATGACTCCGTCCTCCTTTTTGGAATGAACAAAATCCACCCAAGTTTTCATATCATTGTAAAACTCTTTTAAAACACTATCATCGCCATAGTGCACATACAAATACCATGGAATTTGAACTACGGCGGTGCCCCAGTCCGGGCTTGCTGTTCCACTGGTCCTTCTTCCAGGGGCTATCATGGTTGTAATACCTTTTGGTTTAGTAACCATGCTCCTGTCGTGAAAGTTGGTTCCAAAGTAAAGTTCCTTTTTTTCTTCACGGCCAGAAGAACGCATATCAAACAAATATTTGGTCAAGAACTTCTTGGCGTTGTAATTATACATCAAGGTTTTTGCCATGGCATGTGCGTCCCCTGTCCAACCACATTTTTCGCGATGGGGACAGTCCGTAGGGATACCCTGTAGATTGCCCCTTAGTGTGTGTACCGTTAATTCATGTAATTTATTGACATTTGATTCTGAGGTATTGAGTTTGCCCGTATTCTCCATAGCTGAATAAATTACCATTCCAGTCAACAAGTCTTTTGTTGGAGTTTTATCCAATCCTCCAACTTCAGCATATCTGAAACCATGATATGTAAAACGGGGTTCCCAAATTTCCAAGGAATCGCCACCCTTACATATGTATTTTTCCGTCTGAATTACCTTGGTTGCACTTACCCCAGTAGATCTAAAATCCATTCGTCCATCTTCACTCAATTCTTCTGCCATCCGAATGGTTATCTCCTGTCCCTGCTCTCCGTCGATTTTTAATCGGTTCCATCCGGTAAAATTTTGACCAAAATCAAAAATATAGGTACCATCAGGCTGCGAGATTATTGCTTTTGGATAGATGGAATCCATAACTTTTATGGGTTCCGCAAATTGTTCAATTAGCTTGGTAGGATGCTCTTTACCAATAAGGGCATTTTCCCATGATGTATTGGCAGTGTATGCAAACCAATCGCCAGCTTCTTTGCGGGCATCGTAAAATTCTCCAGCGTAGATATTTGAAAAAGTAATAGGTCCTGGTTTCCATTTCCACGAATTATCCGAAATGATAATTTTTTTTGAACCATCTTTAAAATAAACTTCAATCTCTGCTGAAAACACAGGTTGCCCATAAATCATAGAGTCGTTCCAGACTACATTCTGATTGTACCAACCATTGCCCAACATAATCCCCAAAACGTTTAGTTCTCCAAGTCGTTCCTTGGCAATATTCAGACCCGTATAAAAGGTGTAATCTTCATAGTTTGTCTGTGCTGGGTCCAATACATGATCCCCAATTTTTTCTCCATTTAAATAAGCCTCAAAAAAACCGGGGGCAGCCACATAAAGTCTTGCAAAATCTATTTCTTTTTCAATATCCAATTGAAACTCCTTTCGAAAAAGAGGCAGAGCCGAATCTTTTGCATAATTATAGGTAATCCATTTCGCCTTCCAATCCTTGGAGTGGTTGAGCGGTGCTATTATCTCCATTTCCTTGCTCCAATCTGAAACTAAATTGTTTTTGTCCCATATCCGGACCTTGGAGTAATACTTTAGACCCCCGTTCAAAGAATCTCCGGAATAGGGTATGTGAAGCTGCTGCGCACTCTCGACCTTCCCAGAATCAAAAATCGCTTTTGACATATTTTCCGGTTCAGAATACACAACAATTTGATATGCCTTTTGTTCATTTTTTGTAGGCGATTGTATATCCCAACTAAATGAAAATGGAACATCACAAAGACTGCAAAGGTCAACAGTGTGCAAAACCGATACATCCGTTTGTTTTTCGCAACTTGAAGCACATAATTGTATTACAAATACAACCAACAAAAGCCTACCGAACATAGATATCAGATTAGGGTGCATACTTAAAGCTAAAAGAATACGTTCCAGATCCAATTTCCAAAATAGCTTCTTTTTCATTTGTTGCTACAACTTTAATTGAAGGTACTTTGGCTAATTTTTTATTTCCCTCTCTTAAATCAGAAATATTCTCAATAGGGATATGGACTTTTGCTTTCGTATTCACTGGAATGTCTACGGTCATGAGAACCTTGTTACCTTGCCATTTCCAAGATGAGGCTATAGTGCCATTGATGCTCTTGTAGCTTCCATTTATAAAATCGACTTCCTTGCTTATGACGGGTTTTATCCGAATGTTTCGATAGCCGCCATCTTCCGTACCGATACCCACGGCATGCAGGAACATCCACTCAGCTACGGAGCCAAAAGCGTAATGGCTGAAAGAATTCATCTTCGCATTTAGATCGGAATTTTCTGCGTCATTTTTGGTGTAGCTATTCCAGCGTTCCCAAATGGAAGTGCTACCATTTTCCACTGAATACCCCCAACTGGGATACTCCGTTTGTTTGAACAGCTTGTAGGCCAAATCGTGATACCCATATTTGGACAGGGCCAACATCACATGTTTTGTACCTAGGAACCCACTCGAAAATTTGAAGCTATTTTTCTCGATTTTTTCTGCCAATCTTGCCGCTCCTTTCTCCGCCAAATTTTCCGGGAATAGGTCAAAATACAGGGCAAGGGCATAGGTGGTCTGCGTATCTTCGGTAGTTCTGCCATCTGGCAAAATGTATTTCTCAGAAAATGCCTTTTTAATATTCTCAAACAGAACGCGGTATTTTTGGGCATCTTGCGTACGACCCAACACTTCTGCAATCTCAGCCATCAACTTGGCATCATAGCCATAGAAGGATGCACCAATGTACCCTTTACTTGTCTCTTCATCCACCGCAAGCCAATCGCCCCAGTTATTTCCTCCACCAGGTCGTATAAAGTCCGTACTTGCATCGGCTTGAAACTCCATGAACTTTTCCATGCCCTTGTACATAAATTCCAAAATACGCTTATCATTATAGACCTTGTACATGTTATAGGGTATGATGATACCTGCATCCATCCATGCAGGGGAGTACTGATTGGGCCTTGAGTAGGGAAAAGGCGCAAAATTTGGATAGGCTCCATACCAGCGCTGTGCATCGTCAAGGTCAACTAAGAATTTGGTCATAAAACTAGCAACATCAGCATTGTAGGTCGCGGAACGCATATAGGTCTGTGCGTCGCCCGTCCAACCCAAGCGTTCATCACGTTGGGGACAATCTGTAGGAATGTCAAAAAAATTAGCCTCCTGTGTTGTCTTTATGTTCTCATATAGCGTATTGTTCATTTCATTGGAGGTCTTGAACGTACTGGCATCCGTTTTAATAGAACTCAAAACTATACCTGTGATAGCGTCCAAGCTGGGCTTTCCAGGATATCCGGTAACCTCCACATATTGAAAACCGTGATAGGTAAACTTTGGCTGCCAAACCTCGACCCCTTCCCCTTTTAGAATATAGGTATCGGTAGCTCTGGCTAGCCGAAGGTTCTCGGTCTGTATGTTCCCGTCTTGTTTTAAAATTTCACCAAAACGCAAACGAACTTCGGTCCCAGCTGGGCCTTCCACTTTTAATTCTGCGATACCGGCAAAATTCTTTCCTAAATCAAAAATATAAGTTCCAGGTTCTGGTTCGGTTATTTTAACCGGTCTTAATCGCTCAATATTCTTTATTAAACTACTTGGGTGCGCCTCAAGTTTTCCATCTGGATAGGTGTATACCTTTGGGGTTTTCCAACCTTGGTCATCATAACCGGGAGTATCCCAGCCGGAATGCTCCAATCTGGCATCGTACTTTTCCCCCATCAAAATATCCGCCTCGCGAACGGGCCCTTCATTGGATTTCCATGTTGAATCTGTTGCCAACACTTCTTCAGTACCATCTTCGTATTGAATATGCAATTGCCCCATAAAAGAGGGGTTCACCCCGTAAAATTCCCGCACCTTATCCAACCGTACCAATAAGGCATAGCCTATATAACCGGCATACCATCCATCAGCGATTACGGCACCAATGGCATTATCCCCTTGCTTTATGGAATTTGTTATATCATGGGTTTGGTAGTATAGGCGTTCGTTATAATCCGTCCAGCCGGGTGCAAAGTAATCATCGCCTACTTTCTCGCCATTGAGCCTTAGCTCATAAAGTCCAAGTGCAGTGGAATATACCGTCGCCCTTTTTACTTTCTTTGTTATCTGAAATGACTTTCTGAGATATCTTGCCGGGGGAAGATAAAGGCTATCGTATTTATCCGTAGTGTCATAACCCACATCATGACTGATGAACTGTCCTTGCCAATCAGAAAAATTCAGAAGGCCCATAGACCAGTGACCAGGTTCGCTCCATTCAGATTCTTGGTTGGATTCGTCCCAAATCTTCACCTTCCAGTAGTAATCCGTATTTGAAATAAGATTATCTCCCGCATAGACTATTTGGTTTGTATCATGCGAACTTACTTTTCCACTATCCCAAGTATCGCCTTGGTCTTCTTCCAAATTTTTCTTTGAAGATGAAACAAGAATTTGATATGCCGATTGGGATCTATTTCTCCCATTTCCCTCAAGAAGCCAACTGAACCTAGGGCTTAAAACTGTAATACCCATTGGATTTTCCAAATATTCTACGCGAAGTTCTTTTGGATTAAGTAAATCTTTTTGTGGTGCAGTG
This genomic interval carries:
- a CDS encoding family 16 glycoside hydrolase; protein product: MFIIWQGGKPSNFELKLDYRISEDSNSGINYRSESINTIPNTFKGYQVDIDGKNDYTGQIYEERKRTALAFQGGKVYVNPLINLKKKFFGS
- a CDS encoding amidohydrolase family protein; translated protein: MKRRKFLKKTSNFALATALTPNTHAMELLSLQKDLNIPIIDTHQHLWDINRFKLKWPVPPIDNQSFLIPEYKKAVEVLNFVKSIYMEVDVPSHQRREEAIFAQEICKDPDNNTLKAVICANPSEASFRVFMKEFIGNRYIKGVRCRFASVGDMVSSTTIANLQWLGDQGLSFDLGILPAWLGEAENLVKACPETTFILNHCGNADPIAFFPNNVKRPRPPRCDAKAWKRNILNLGSYSNIYCKISGIISHVREFELSAELLRIPVEHCLDSFDDDKVIFASDWPVCLYNMSLEKWVNTLKTIVKSRTVIQQRKLFHDNAAYLYKV
- a CDS encoding sulfatase, yielding MTVKSELTFLLVLLGIFGGCNPHKKTKEQHNPSKPNVLFIAVDDLNDWIGALGGHPQAKTPNIDKLARRGVLFTNAQCQAPVCNPSRVSIMTSLYPSTTGIYFLNPDISESPMADKTVVMPRRFQQEGYHVSGAGKLFHNAEGINERHIPNYAGQFGGFGPMPKEKISTFPGHPLWDWGVYPESDDQMPDYKIADWAEEELTGKREQPFWMGIGFYRPHVPQFVPQKWFDMYPLESLELPKTISGDLKDISSYGSDITRLEHVSPTHEWVLKNDEWKPLVQSYLACISFVDEQVGRVLTALDERAYGENTYVVLLSDHGFHIGEKERHAKRSLWEDGTRVPLIIMGPGIPEGKVCKKPVQLLDIYPTLLELCNLEPDSSHEGNSLIPLLQNTEIDWPYYSRTSFGPGNYAIVSENYRFIQYNDGSEEFYDHTKDAEEWYNEINNQVYSEIIEKHRAQIPKAYHEILGKESTGHLSYMASEKNKKTRN
- a CDS encoding EthD family reductase — translated: MKKGMIKLSALYPKKEGSYFNMEYYCNTHTPMVARLLGEAMKHSAVEKGVSAFERDSESPFMAMGHLYFDSVDEMHKAFEPYLDEIMGDIQNYTNVQPYFQISEVMI
- a CDS encoding alpha-L-rhamnosidase produces the protein MKKKLFWKLDLERILLALSMHPNLISMFGRLLLVVFVIQLCASSCEKQTDVSVLHTVDLCSLCDVPFSFSWDIQSPTKNEQKAYQIVVYSEPENMSKAIFDSGKVESAQQLHIPYSGDSLNGGLKYYSKVRIWDKNNLVSDWSKEMEIIAPLNHSKDWKAKWITYNYAKDSALPLFRKEFQLDIEKEIDFARLYVAAPGFFEAYLNGEKIGDHVLDPAQTNYEDYTFYTGLNIAKERLGELNVLGIMLGNGWYNQNVVWNDSMIYGQPVFSAEIEVYFKDGSKKIIISDNSWKWKPGPITFSNIYAGEFYDARKEAGDWFAYTANTSWENALIGKEHPTKLIEQFAEPIKVMDSIYPKAIISQPDGTYIFDFGQNFTGWNRLKIDGEQGQEITIRMAEELSEDGRMDFRSTGVSATKVIQTEKYICKGGDSLEIWEPRFTYHGFRYAEVGGLDKTPTKDLLTGMVIYSAMENTGKLNTSESNVNKLHELTVHTLRGNLQGIPTDCPHREKCGWTGDAHAMAKTLMYNYNAKKFLTKYLFDMRSSGREEKKELYFGTNFHDRSMVTKPKGITTMIAPGRRTSGTASPDWGTAVVQIPWYLYVHYGDDSVLKEFYNDMKTWVDFVHSKKEDGVIVHGLGDWCPPGGNVNIDCPVPISSTAFHILDVDILSKTAKTLGFSSDEIKYTQMKNELSEAFNNAFLDKGTLSYGSQTANCLALDIGIVPKSYRKDVAASIVLDSHENFNDFINTGIFGIARIFKVLSENGFEKEAYDLLVKKGNNSFEAMWNHYNATTLWEVLPTTIGEAGSDIFETMAKKSHSHPMQGGFDAWFFSGIGGINPTIEDPGFKSIVFKPYLTQYIENSDISYKSASGTIKSRWTHQKDAFIWNVTIPNNCNGSIYVPNYDKAVSITNNGKPVDHIKNENGFSYIGDFGSGTYTIVVKNRV
- a CDS encoding alpha-L-rhamnosidase, producing the protein MKLTQNTFICLIIKIAILCFGFNRITANTAPQKDLLNPKELRVEYLENPMGITVLSPRFSWLLEGNGRNRSQSAYQILVSSSKKNLEEDQGDTWDSGKVSSHDTNQIVYAGDNLISNTDYYWKVKIWDESNQESEWSEPGHWSMGLLNFSDWQGQFISHDVGYDTTDKYDSLYLPPARYLRKSFQITKKVKRATVYSTALGLYELRLNGEKVGDDYFAPGWTDYNERLYYQTHDITNSIKQGDNAIGAVIADGWYAGYIGYALLVRLDKVREFYGVNPSFMGQLHIQYEDGTEEVLATDSTWKSNEGPVREADILMGEKYDARLEHSGWDTPGYDDQGWKTPKVYTYPDGKLEAHPSSLIKNIERLRPVKITEPEPGTYIFDLGKNFAGIAELKVEGPAGTEVRLRFGEILKQDGNIQTENLRLARATDTYILKGEGVEVWQPKFTYHGFQYVEVTGYPGKPSLDAITGIVLSSIKTDASTFKTSNEMNNTLYENIKTTQEANFFDIPTDCPQRDERLGWTGDAQTYMRSATYNADVASFMTKFLVDLDDAQRWYGAYPNFAPFPYSRPNQYSPAWMDAGIIIPYNMYKVYNDKRILEFMYKGMEKFMEFQADASTDFIRPGGGNNWGDWLAVDEETSKGYIGASFYGYDAKLMAEIAEVLGRTQDAQKYRVLFENIKKAFSEKYILPDGRTTEDTQTTYALALYFDLFPENLAEKGAARLAEKIEKNSFKFSSGFLGTKHVMLALSKYGYHDLAYKLFKQTEYPSWGYSVENGSTSIWERWNSYTKNDAENSDLNAKMNSFSHYAFGSVAEWMFLHAVGIGTEDGGYRNIRIKPVISKEVDFINGSYKSINGTIASSWKWQGNKVLMTVDIPVNTKAKVHIPIENISDLREGNKKLAKVPSIKVVATNEKEAILEIGSGTYSFSFKYAP